A genomic segment from Amyelois transitella isolate CPQ chromosome 15, ilAmyTran1.1, whole genome shotgun sequence encodes:
- the LOC106136288 gene encoding uncharacterized protein LOC106136288 — MEPEIEGVITRHSLKLLFQARMDNIPVLDKFCFIFHLKTGCIAMGIANSVKLVRYYESEEILRNSCRLTYVIDVTFYIDQYLLFVSKFQIITFTLAIILVTLAVDIKEVTEAQQKREDTDATMSSVVYTIVVLLCVLLFIKFVLDMVFVYAVYKEKSKIIRKYCIFWLVFVILFIIGFLKSLFHMDAGHVIAQILFLAENFYYIVVIRSYLLSINEDGVL; from the exons ATGGAGCCCGAAATTGAGGGCGTCATTACCAGACATTCATTAAAACTGTTGTTTCAGGCGAGAATGGATAACATACCCGTTTTGGACAAGTTCTGCTTTATTTTCCATCTAAAGACAGGATGCATCGCTATGGGGATCGCGAACTCTGTAA AATTGGTAAGATATTATGAAAGTGAAGAAATACTACGGAACAGCTGCCGTCTGACCTATGTTATAGATGTTACATTCTACATAGATCAATACCTATTGTTTGTCTCAAAATTTCAGATCATAACATTCACGCTAGCCATAATTCTGGTGACCCTGGCCGTGGACATAAAGGAAGTGACCGAAGCCCAGCAGAAACGCGAAGACACCGACGCCACTATGTCTTCTGTCGTGTACACTATTGTAGTGCTGCTGTGTGTCCTACTCTTTATCAAGTTTGTCCTGGATATGGTCTTCGTCTATGCTGTATACAAG GAAAAAAGCAAGATAATAAGGAAATATTGCATCTTCTGGCTGGTATTTGTCATTTTGTTCATCATCGGATTCCTCAAGAGCCTGTTTCACATGGACGCTGGTCATGTCATCGCCCAAATACTTTTCTTGG ctgAAAATTTCTATTACATTGTGGTCATACGGAGCTATTTACTCTCAATCAACGAAGACGGCGTTCTCTAA
- the LOC106136299 gene encoding uncharacterized protein LOC106136299 isoform X1, whose protein sequence is MSNKMPWPTPKRCCGCLSVETKFYVSCTISILLCVANITAGAWNLPRNKQREPEDNLISMSMVMFSTLSTIGNLVACGGAWFRRPGYLQLSLVFNSVFIVCLYLIAIVTCLFSPELQSSGFLDQPENIALVVIAFFAGLAYTTYYLIAVNNMYRYIRSGGASPIPI, encoded by the exons ATgag TAATAAAATGCCTTGGCCGACTCCAAAACGATGTTGCGGTTGCCTGTCTGTGGAGACTAAATTCTATGTGTCGTGTACTATATCTATT CTACTATGCGTGGCGAACATCACAGCTGGCGCGTGGAACCTGCCTAGGAACAAACAGCGGGAGCCCGAAGACAACCTGATTTCCATGAGCATGGTCATGTTCTCCACCTTGTCCACCATCGGCAATCTGGTGGCCTGTGGAGGAGCCTGGTTT AGGCGTCCAGGCTACCTCCAACTGTCCTTAGTGTTCAACTCTGTGTTCATCGTGTGCCTATATCTCATCGCTATCGTGACTTGCCTATTCAGCCCAGAGCTGCAAAGTAGTGGCTTCCTGGACCAACCAGAAAACATAGCACTAGTTGTCATTGCCTTCTTCGCTGGTCTTG CCTACACCACCTACTACCTCATAGCTGTCAACAATATGTACAGATACATCCGATCAGGCGGCGCGAGCCCTATACCAATATGA
- the LOC106136299 gene encoding uncharacterized protein LOC106136299 isoform X2 — translation MPWPTPKRCCGCLSVETKFYVSCTISILLCVANITAGAWNLPRNKQREPEDNLISMSMVMFSTLSTIGNLVACGGAWFRRPGYLQLSLVFNSVFIVCLYLIAIVTCLFSPELQSSGFLDQPENIALVVIAFFAGLAYTTYYLIAVNNMYRYIRSGGASPIPI, via the exons ATGCCTTGGCCGACTCCAAAACGATGTTGCGGTTGCCTGTCTGTGGAGACTAAATTCTATGTGTCGTGTACTATATCTATT CTACTATGCGTGGCGAACATCACAGCTGGCGCGTGGAACCTGCCTAGGAACAAACAGCGGGAGCCCGAAGACAACCTGATTTCCATGAGCATGGTCATGTTCTCCACCTTGTCCACCATCGGCAATCTGGTGGCCTGTGGAGGAGCCTGGTTT AGGCGTCCAGGCTACCTCCAACTGTCCTTAGTGTTCAACTCTGTGTTCATCGTGTGCCTATATCTCATCGCTATCGTGACTTGCCTATTCAGCCCAGAGCTGCAAAGTAGTGGCTTCCTGGACCAACCAGAAAACATAGCACTAGTTGTCATTGCCTTCTTCGCTGGTCTTG CCTACACCACCTACTACCTCATAGCTGTCAACAATATGTACAGATACATCCGATCAGGCGGCGCGAGCCCTATACCAATATGA